A single genomic interval of Juglans regia cultivar Chandler chromosome 1, Walnut 2.0, whole genome shotgun sequence harbors:
- the LOC109001301 gene encoding transcription factor ICE1-like isoform X1, which yields MLPRSRNGVVWIEGGRGGEEAEDAAWTRTNNEGELNKDDDMGLALPLSSFKSMLENDWYINNNALNPPYQDLHNHLPGLPNPQDVRDIGFCSNPNDNSNLILQPLDSSSSCSPSQAFSFDPSQSQPPFLPNNSCFSSLINAVCSNPFDDAFDLGLETGLLGLFNPAASNSPAMMGFTTLDSQPQIGAPKLSSASEFQRTRLPPASDTTAGIGGGFSPMGFEGFDNSGSALYLNRGKALRPLEVFPQGGSQPNLFQKRAALRQGAEKSGNLEVSGSRFSEDTDNLKTQSTKKSDVSGDVDEASLDVSSLNYDSDEFEGGVKEEEDFKNGGRNSNANSTVTSRDQKGKKKGLPAKNLMAERRRRKKLNDRLYMLRSVVPKISKMDRASILGDAIDYLKELLQRINDLHNELESSPPGSLLPPSTSFHPLTPTPPTLPCRVKEELCPGSLPSPKSQHARVEVRVREGRAVNIHMFCARRPGLLLSTMRALDNLGLDIQQAVISCFNGFALDVFRAEVIQRLDYFCPLFISNAGKERMCCRSRSKQYSWILQATMV from the exons ATGCTACCGAGGTCTAGGAACGGTGTCGTTTGGATcgaaggaggaagaggaggtgaAGAAGCAGAAGACGCAGCCTGGACCAGAACCAACAATGAAGGCGAGCTCAACAAGGACGACGATATGGGTCTagctcttcctctctcttccttcAAGTCCATGCTTGAGAATGACTGGTACATCAACAACAACGCCCTGAACCCACCTTATCAGGACCTCCATAACCATCTCCCAGGCCTCCCAAACCCGCAAGATGTCAGAGACATAGGCTTCTGCTCGAACCCAAACGACAACAGTAACCTTATTCTGCAGCCCCTGGACTCGTCCTCTTCCTGTTCTCCGTCACAGGCTTTCAGCTTCGACCCCTCACAGTCACAGCCTCCCTTCTTGCCCAACAATTCTTGCTTCTCTTCCCTTATCAACGCCGTTTGCTCCAACCCGTTTGACGATGCATTCGACTTGGGCCTCGAGACCGGGCTTCTCGGCCTGTTCAACCCAGCTGCTTCGAACTCCCCTGCCATGATGGGCTTCACAACCTTGGATTCTCAGCCACAGATTGGTGCTCCCAAACTGAGTTCGGCCTCCGAGTTTCAACGAACTCGGTTGCCGCCGGCATCCGACACCACCGCAGGAATCGGTGGCGGGTTTAGCCCCATGGGTTTCGAGGGGTTTGATAATTCAGGCAGTGCTCTGTATCTGAACAGAGGAAAGGCTTTGAGACCGCTCGAGGTCTTCCCTCAAGGGGGTTCGCAACCCAATTTGTTTCAGAAGCGAGCGGCGCTTAGACAAGGCGCTGAAAAGTCAGGGAATTTGGAGGTTTCGGGTTCGAGATTCAGCGAAGACACGGATAATTTGAAGACTCAGAGCACGAAGAAGAGTGACGTTTCGGGCGACGTTGATGAAGCGAGCCTCGACGTTTCGAGTTTAAATTACGATTCGGATGAGTTCGAAGGTGGCGttaaggaggaggaggatttTAAGAATGGCGGAAGAAATTCTAATGCCAACAGTACTGTCACTAGTAGGGATCAGAAGGGAAAGAAGAAGGGGCTTCCAGCGAAGAATCTGATGGCGGAGAGACGGCGGAGGAAGAAGCTTAATGATAGGCTCTACATGCTTAGGTCTGTTGTACCCAAAATTAGCAAG ATGGATAGAGCCTCGATACTTGGGGATGCCATTGACTACTTAAAGGAGCTTCTGCAAAGGATCAATGATCTCCATAATGAGCTGGAGTCATCCCCACCTGGATCTTTGCTGCCACCTTCTACAAGCTTTCACCCTTTAACGCCAACTCCACCTACACTTCCCTGTCGTGTCAAGGAAGAACTTTGTCCTGGCTCCTTGCCAAGCCCTAAAAGCCAGCATGCAAGG GTGGAAGTTCGGGTAAGGGAAGGAAGAGCTGTCAACATCCACATGTTTTGTGCCCGCAGGCCAGGTCTCTTGCTTTCCACCATGAGGGCCCTGGACAACCTGGGGTTGGACATCCAGCAGGCTGTAATTAGTT
- the LOC109001301 gene encoding transcription factor ICE1-like isoform X2: MLPRSRNGVVWIEGGRGGEEAEDAAWTRTNNEGELNKDDDMGLALPLSSFKSMLENDWYINNNALNPPYQDLHNHLPGLPNPQDVRDIGFCSNPNDNSNLILQPLDSSSSCSPSQAFSFDPSQSQPPFLPNNSCFSSLINAVCSNPFDDAFDLGLETGLLGLFNPAASNSPAMMGFTTLDSQPQIGAPKLSSASEFQRTRLPPASDTTAGIGGGFSPMGFEGFDNSGSALYLNRGKALRPLEVFPQGGSQPNLFQKRAALRQGAEKSGNLEVSGSRFSEDTDNLKTQSTKKSDVSGDVDEASLDVSSLNYDSDEFEGGVKEEEDFKNGGRNSNANSTVTSRDQKGKKKGLPAKNLMAERRRRKKLNDRLYMLRSVVPKISKMDRASILGDAIDYLKELLQRINDLHNELESSPPGSLLPPSTSFHPLTPTPPTLPCRVKEELCPGSLPSPKSQHARVEVRVREGRAVNIHMFCARRPGLLLSTMRALDNLGLDIQQAVISCFNGFALDVFRAEQCGEGEDVLPEQIKAVLLDSAGYHGMM, from the exons ATGCTACCGAGGTCTAGGAACGGTGTCGTTTGGATcgaaggaggaagaggaggtgaAGAAGCAGAAGACGCAGCCTGGACCAGAACCAACAATGAAGGCGAGCTCAACAAGGACGACGATATGGGTCTagctcttcctctctcttccttcAAGTCCATGCTTGAGAATGACTGGTACATCAACAACAACGCCCTGAACCCACCTTATCAGGACCTCCATAACCATCTCCCAGGCCTCCCAAACCCGCAAGATGTCAGAGACATAGGCTTCTGCTCGAACCCAAACGACAACAGTAACCTTATTCTGCAGCCCCTGGACTCGTCCTCTTCCTGTTCTCCGTCACAGGCTTTCAGCTTCGACCCCTCACAGTCACAGCCTCCCTTCTTGCCCAACAATTCTTGCTTCTCTTCCCTTATCAACGCCGTTTGCTCCAACCCGTTTGACGATGCATTCGACTTGGGCCTCGAGACCGGGCTTCTCGGCCTGTTCAACCCAGCTGCTTCGAACTCCCCTGCCATGATGGGCTTCACAACCTTGGATTCTCAGCCACAGATTGGTGCTCCCAAACTGAGTTCGGCCTCCGAGTTTCAACGAACTCGGTTGCCGCCGGCATCCGACACCACCGCAGGAATCGGTGGCGGGTTTAGCCCCATGGGTTTCGAGGGGTTTGATAATTCAGGCAGTGCTCTGTATCTGAACAGAGGAAAGGCTTTGAGACCGCTCGAGGTCTTCCCTCAAGGGGGTTCGCAACCCAATTTGTTTCAGAAGCGAGCGGCGCTTAGACAAGGCGCTGAAAAGTCAGGGAATTTGGAGGTTTCGGGTTCGAGATTCAGCGAAGACACGGATAATTTGAAGACTCAGAGCACGAAGAAGAGTGACGTTTCGGGCGACGTTGATGAAGCGAGCCTCGACGTTTCGAGTTTAAATTACGATTCGGATGAGTTCGAAGGTGGCGttaaggaggaggaggatttTAAGAATGGCGGAAGAAATTCTAATGCCAACAGTACTGTCACTAGTAGGGATCAGAAGGGAAAGAAGAAGGGGCTTCCAGCGAAGAATCTGATGGCGGAGAGACGGCGGAGGAAGAAGCTTAATGATAGGCTCTACATGCTTAGGTCTGTTGTACCCAAAATTAGCAAG ATGGATAGAGCCTCGATACTTGGGGATGCCATTGACTACTTAAAGGAGCTTCTGCAAAGGATCAATGATCTCCATAATGAGCTGGAGTCATCCCCACCTGGATCTTTGCTGCCACCTTCTACAAGCTTTCACCCTTTAACGCCAACTCCACCTACACTTCCCTGTCGTGTCAAGGAAGAACTTTGTCCTGGCTCCTTGCCAAGCCCTAAAAGCCAGCATGCAAGG GTGGAAGTTCGGGTAAGGGAAGGAAGAGCTGTCAACATCCACATGTTTTGTGCCCGCAGGCCAGGTCTCTTGCTTTCCACCATGAGGGCCCTGGACAACCTGGGGTTGGACATCCAGCAGGCTGTAATTAGTT